A part of Anabas testudineus chromosome 9, fAnaTes1.2, whole genome shotgun sequence genomic DNA contains:
- the osmr gene encoding oncostatin-M-specific receptor subunit beta — translation MFLLRRFRIFLIRLLWFCLIFSEDHNGCCFITVGQPPSPNISLLPAVGGKQSLVVSWPINHSDLAGELSEIQISRTENHIIIYSENVSVVSPDLDGYKWTWTSDLPLECVDHSVRIRHFYNDSVLSSWSKWTTNPGVKIKDKIEIFPFQKMLRGGTSAMFCCVPPPGVNITNFTLRGKEYPLISIGAKVKAIAVDNLTIQPGNSIYKYFILLGCNGTAGDTRHINNYIGFPPQKPINLSCVTSNMADVYCTWDPGRIKQLPRNTQTQTLRIENSDQAPISCAQSSCTFAAIPQLEEYKISLVVKNKLGEETQSYSFNISSRAFPVVESVTVSRGVTDATVSWIIKGRLTQLNLLCQVSTDPHGTTEISCGSGNSCCKVQLDLIPNTRYSTKVRCSVSGRPWGEWTQSSSFTTHPLVTLNLWRRIKEWADTHSRQVTLLWTSHVPGSATTVAIKGYTVQWSQEGQNRTVDSGQTQTEISIGPGQCDFTVQAVLDRGLAVPAHLTIPKMDVRESFSMEKHLNSSTAGGFSLSWAEQVTATCGYTVEWCSQGNLNVPCTLQWMKMPKRNNTLVLPAGNFKAGCRYTFNIYECTEHGHRLLERQTGYSQELQSVQSPSLVKTVQRTSSSVTLEWSFNETDPAHPAFITGYLVTVQDVLPGYAAANVFSVVVADPQRKSVTIERLQENHEYAFSVSALTKNGPGQAVTVNIMTRRNYSAHLAEIMTPLFLLLGCTILLWPQRKKLSKKLKEIFVYPAGMNIKATELTAFLNKTNETVLSHKPDECISCDIEILNTSPPLNQTSTLKDPEPTNKLPSPDSQSYAPSSSPSSGSYCPQSAALLYHRAADQQTSITNKSYFHTMVDDAFEPQQVKICEIKYSVEPHESLGVEYGYMSNESF, via the exons ATGTTTCTATTGAGACGATTCAGAATATTCTTGATTAGGCTGCTCTGGTTTTGTCTAATATTTTCTGAGGATCATAATGGATGCTGCTTCATCACTG TTGGGCAGCCACCAAGTCCGAACATCAGTCTTCTTCCAGCTGTTGGTGGCAAGCAAAGCCTTGTGGTGAGCTGGCCGATAAACCACAGCGACTTAGCGGGTGAACTTAGTGAGATTCAGATCAGCCGTACTGAAAACCACATCATTATTTATAGT GAAAATGTCAGTGTAGTGTCTCCAGATTTAGATGGATACAAGTGGACATGGACCTCTGATCTGCCTCTGGAGTGTGTCGATCACTCGGTCAGGATACGGCATTTTTACAATGACTCTGTTCTGAGTTCCTGGAGCAAGTGGACAACTAACCCTG GAGTCAAGATAAAGGACAAGATTGAAATCTTCCCCTTCCAGAAGATGCTGAGAGGGGGCACCAGTGCCATGTTCTGCTGCGTTCCCCCGCCAGGAGTCAATATTACCAACTTTACTTTGCGTGGGAAAGAATACCCACTTATAAGCATTGGAGCCAAAGTCAAGGCTATTGCTGTAGACAACCTGACAATCCAACCGGGCAATTCAATATATAAGTATTTTATCCTACTCGGTTGCAATGGTACAGCAGGTGACACAAGGCATATCAATAACTACATTGgtt TCCCTCCCCAGAAGCCCATAAACCTCAGCTGTGTGACCTCGAACATGGCAGATGTCTACTGCACTTGGGATCCAGGCAGAATAAAACAGCTTCCTCgcaacactcaaacacaaactctTCGCATAGA GAACTCAGACCAGGCTCCCATCAGCTGTGCGCAATCATCTTGCACTTTCGCTGCCATCCCACAGCTGGAGGAATACAAGATCAGTTTGGTGGTGAAGAACAAACTgggagaggagacacagagctATAGCTTCAACATTTCTAGCAGAG CGTTTCCTGTTGTGGAGTCTGTCACAGTGAGCCGAGGTGTAACGGATGCCACTGTGTCCTGGATCATAAAGGGGAGATTGACTCAACTGAACCTCCTCTGTCAGGTCTCTACAGACCCGCACGGCACCACCGAA ATAAGCTGCGGTAGTGGGAATAGTTGCTGCAAAGTCCAACTTGATCTGATTCCCAACACCCGCTATTCTACAAAGGTACGCTGCTCTGTCAGTGGCAGGCCCTGGGGAGAATGGACACAATCCAGCTCCTTCACAACCC ATCCGTTAGTGACCTTGAATTTATGGAGGAGAATAAAGGAATGGGCCGACACACACAGTCGTCAAGTTACTCTCTTGTGGACTTCG CATGTTCCTGGCTCAGCAACCACAGTAGCCATCAAAGGTTACACGGTTCAATGGTCGCAGGAAGGCCAAAACAGAACAGTGGACAGTGGACAGACCCAGACTGAGATCTCCATTGGCCCAGGACAGTGTGACTTCACTGTTCAGGCCGTCCTCGACAGAGGCCTCGCCGTCCCTGCTCACCTCACCATCCCAAAGATGGACGTTAGAG AGAGCTTTAGCATGGAAAAGcatttaaacagcagcacagctggTGGTTTCAGTCTGTCCTGGGCTGAGCAGGTCACTGCTACCTGTGGCTATACTGTGGAGTGGTGCAGTCAGGGAAACCTGAACGTGCCGTGTACTCTGCAATGGATGAAGATGCCAAAGCGAAACAACACGTTGGTTCTTCCTGCTG GAAATTTCAAAGCAGGTTGCAGGTATACCTTTAACATCTATGAATGTACAGAACATGGACACAGACTATTGGAGCGACAGACGGGATATTCCCAAGAGCTCC AATCTGTACAGTCCCCAAGTCTAGTTAAAACCGTTCAGAGAACTTCCTCATCTGTGACTCTGGAGTGGAGTTTCAATGAGACAGATCCTGCACATCCAGCGTTCATCACTGGTTACTTGGTTACAGTGCAAGATGTGCTGCCAGGTTATGCAGCTGCAA ATGTGTTCAGTGTGGTGGTGGCAGACCCCCAAAGGAAGTCAGTGACCATAGAGCGTCTGCAGGAAAATCATGAGTATGCTTTCTCTGTGAGCGCTCTCACAAAGAATGGACCTGGACAAGCAGTCACTGTCAACATCATGACCAGAAGAAACT ACTCTGCTCACTTGGCCGAGATAATGACTCCTCTCTTCTTGTTGCTCGGCTGCACCATTCTCCTTTGGCCTCAAAGGAAAAA GCTAAGTAAAAAGCTGAAGGAGATATTTGTTTATCCTGCTGGTATGAACATCAAAGCTACTGAGTTAACTGCCTTTCTGAACAAG ACCAATGAGACTGTGCTGTCTCACAAACCGGATGAATGCATCAGCTGTGATATCGAGATCTTAAATACCAGCCCTCCTTTGAATCAAACGTCAACACTGAAAGACCCTGAACCCACGAACAAACTGCCCTCTCCTGATTCCCAGTCCTATGCTCCATCTTCGTCACCTTCGTCAGGGTCATACTGTCCGCAGTCGGCCGCTCTACTCTACCACAGAGCAGCTGATCAGCAAACAAGCATCACAAACAAAAGCTACTTTCACACCATGGTGGACGATGCCTTTGAGCCACAACAAGTAAAGATATGTGAAATCAAATACAGCGTTGAACCTCATGAATCACTTGGTGTTGAATATGGTTATATGTCCAATGAGAGCTTTTAA
- the ykt6 gene encoding synaptobrevin homolog YKT6 produces MKLYSLSILFKGPTKANLLKAAYDLSSFSFFQRSSVQEFMTFTSALIVERTTQGSRASVKEQEYLCHVYVRNDNLGAVVIADTEYPQRVCFTLLDKVLEEFSRQVDSIDWPSGNPETINYKALDIHLSKYQNPREADAMTKVQAELDETKIILHNTMESLLERGEKLDDLVSKSEHLGNQSKAFYKTARKQNSCCEVM; encoded by the exons ATGAAGCTCTACAGCCTGAGCATCCTTTTCAAAGGACCCACCAAAGCCAACCTCCTCAAAGCGGCCTACGACCTGTCCTCCTTCAGCTTCTTTCAGCGCTCCAG TGTTCAGGAGTTCATGACCTTCACCAGTGCCTTGATTGTTGAACGAACAACACAAGGAAGCCGTGCCTCTGTCAAAGAACAAG AGTACCTGTGCCACGTGTATGTGAGAAATGACAATTTGGGAGCTGTCGTTATAGCAGATACTGAATACCCACAGAGAGTCTGTTTCACATTGCTGGACAAG GTATTAGAGGAGTTCTCTAGGCAAGTGGACAGTATAGACTGGCCTTCTGGTAATCCTGAAACTATAAACTACAAAGCCCTGGATATTCATCTTTCTAAATATCAG aacCCCAGGGAAGCAGATGCAATGACCAAGGTGCAGGCAGAGCTGGATGAGACAAAGATCATCTTG CACAATACTATGGAAAGTCTcttggaaagaggagagaagctggATGATCTAGTGTCAAAGTCAGAGCACTTGGGAAATCAATCCAAAGCCTTCTACAAGACT GCACGGAAACAGAACTCCTGCTGTGAAGTCATGTGA